The following is a genomic window from Bacillus sp. V2I10.
TAAAGAACAGAAAACCTTAAGCACATTCGCTTAAGGTTTTTTTATGAAATATTTTCTAAATGCTCTAAAACAACTCCTGATCATGACGATATAAGAAGTGTAACAAGCAGAACCAACAGGCGGCCGACCGTTGCGACTGCGAGTATATAAGAATTCACATGGATGTGGATTACTACAATTATTTCAAGGAGGAAATTTTAAAATGAGAATCAATCATAATATTGCGGCTCTTAATACTTACCGTCAGTTGAACAGTGCTTCCAATGCACAAAGTAAATCTATGGAGAAATTATCTTCAGGTATGCGAATCAACCGTGCTGGTGATGATGCAGCTGGTCTTTCTATTTCTGAAAAAATGCGTGGACAAGTTCGTGGTTTGGATCAAGCTTCTCGTAATGCTCAAGACGGTATTTCATTAATTCAAACTGCGGAGGGAGCTTTAGGTGAAACTCACTCTATCCTACAACGACAACGTGAACTAATTGTTCAAGCCGGAAATGGTGGAACTTTAGCAACAGAAGACCTAACAGCGATTAAAGATGAAATCACTCAATTGAACACAGAATTAGATGGTATTTCAACACGTACTGAGTTTAACGGTAAAAAGTTGTTGGATGGTAGTTTTGCGAAGGATTTCCAAATCGGAGCAAATGCTGGTCAACAACTTTCATTAACAATAGATAATGGTACAGCTTTAGAGGGATTTAGCTCAACGGATTTAGCTATGGATGCTCTTGCTCTTGATGGTACTAAAGCAAATTTCGATGTAGATATTGCAAAAGTTGATGCTGCAATCGGAAAAGTTTCCGCTTCTCGTTCTAAACTAGGAGCAAATCAAAATCGTTTAGAGCACACTATCAATAACTTGAA
Proteins encoded in this region:
- the hag gene encoding flagellin Hag, coding for MRINHNIAALNTYRQLNSASNAQSKSMEKLSSGMRINRAGDDAAGLSISEKMRGQVRGLDQASRNAQDGISLIQTAEGALGETHSILQRQRELIVQAGNGGTLATEDLTAIKDEITQLNTELDGISTRTEFNGKKLLDGSFAKDFQIGANAGQQLSLTIDNGTALEGFSSTDLAMDALALDGTKANFDVDIAKVDAAIGKVSASRSKLGANQNRLEHTINNLNNASENLTAAESRVRDVDMAKEMMNQTKNSILSQAAQAMLAQSNQMPQGVLQLLR